The following are from one region of the Natronosporangium hydrolyticum genome:
- a CDS encoding LPXTG cell wall anchor domain-containing protein translates to MKNPSLTRRLIAGAAGVAIGTVGALAFTIPAQAVVDEPVEPSVEFENTCDGTLVTLHSGTDQDVYEWVIGHDGGEGGTREDVPAGQSATVLAPWQWDELAVTYTGSPEGWTQTWSWTAPADCEERPELPEEIGSWGFDCQQVEVVLTNTFPADEFGDVVTFTVETSAGETSQADIAVGDTATLHVASAENLEIWILGNDLPITDRIEITSEEWAATGCTADGDEAGGEGGEDELPLTGASTALIAAGAVALLALGAVLFVVARRRRVNFTA, encoded by the coding sequence GTGAAGAACCCCTCTCTCACGCGCCGGCTCATCGCCGGGGCAGCCGGTGTGGCCATCGGAACGGTCGGCGCGCTGGCATTCACCATCCCCGCACAGGCTGTCGTGGACGAACCCGTCGAGCCGAGCGTCGAATTTGAGAACACATGCGACGGGACACTGGTTACGCTGCACAGCGGCACCGACCAGGACGTGTACGAATGGGTCATCGGGCACGACGGAGGTGAGGGCGGCACGCGCGAGGATGTCCCCGCCGGCCAAAGCGCGACGGTGCTCGCTCCCTGGCAGTGGGACGAGCTTGCGGTGACCTACACCGGCTCGCCCGAAGGTTGGACCCAGACATGGAGCTGGACCGCCCCCGCCGACTGCGAGGAGCGGCCGGAGCTGCCCGAGGAGATCGGGAGCTGGGGCTTCGACTGCCAGCAGGTGGAGGTCGTCCTCACCAACACCTTCCCCGCGGACGAGTTCGGCGATGTCGTCACCTTCACCGTCGAGACCAGCGCCGGTGAGACCTCGCAGGCCGACATCGCCGTGGGTGACACCGCCACCCTGCACGTGGCCAGCGCCGAGAACCTCGAAATCTGGATCCTCGGCAACGACCTGCCGATCACCGATCGGATCGAGATCACCTCGGAGGAGTGGGCCGCGACGGGCTGCACCGCCGACGGCGACGAGGCCGGCGGGGAGGGCGGCGAGGACGAACTGCCGCTGACCGGCGCCTCGACCGCACTGATCGCGGCTGGCGCGGTGGCGCTGCTCGCGCTCGGCGCGGTGCTGTTCGTGGTGGCCCGCCGGCGGCGGGTCAACTTCACCGCCTGA
- a CDS encoding LPXTG cell wall anchor domain-containing protein — MKQTSLSRRLLAGAAGLALAATSAFAFAAPAAAQDDARTFGGGSMVKKPKIDYTAECDPATGNWTIEWTVSPRSNAKVEITEVKSDGESVDALGDIAVGTKLSRHSHHKPASVSGTQEVEHGVESATLEVEFTGKWGWKTKTKSKSTTVDLEDCKDHSDEGEPLGPDVVYLVDCTHLVFIIDNSQGEADTVVTFSPNQEVAYGEASGFSYTIDEDGEVVPVIEDDASVATDGEASAESPVVVEHAPGDGATAVGFHASEGLEISVGLTLNGEELEFGDAIVSFNDEVDGLDCEVDGGEGGEDELPVTGSSTLLIAGGALALLALGGGMFMVARRRRVTFTA; from the coding sequence GTGAAGCAAACCTCTCTCAGCCGCCGGCTGCTCGCCGGCGCCGCCGGTCTGGCGCTAGCCGCCACCAGCGCCTTCGCGTTCGCGGCCCCGGCCGCGGCCCAGGACGACGCACGGACTTTCGGCGGCGGGTCGATGGTCAAGAAGCCCAAGATCGATTACACGGCCGAGTGCGACCCCGCGACCGGTAACTGGACGATCGAGTGGACCGTGTCACCTCGCAGCAACGCCAAGGTGGAGATCACCGAGGTCAAGTCGGACGGCGAGAGCGTCGACGCCCTCGGTGACATTGCGGTCGGCACCAAGCTCAGCAGGCATTCGCACCACAAGCCAGCGAGCGTGTCGGGCACGCAGGAGGTCGAGCACGGCGTCGAGTCCGCCACCCTTGAGGTCGAGTTCACCGGCAAGTGGGGCTGGAAGACCAAGACCAAGAGCAAGTCCACCACCGTCGACCTCGAGGACTGCAAAGACCACTCCGACGAGGGCGAACCCCTCGGCCCGGACGTCGTCTACCTCGTCGACTGCACCCACCTGGTCTTCATCATCGACAACAGCCAGGGCGAGGCGGACACGGTTGTCACCTTCAGCCCGAACCAGGAAGTTGCCTACGGCGAGGCGAGCGGCTTCTCCTACACCATCGACGAGGACGGCGAGGTCGTGCCCGTCATCGAAGATGACGCCAGCGTCGCGACTGACGGTGAGGCTTCGGCCGAGAGCCCAGTCGTGGTTGAGCACGCTCCCGGTGACGGTGCGACTGCTGTGGGCTTCCACGCTTCGGAGGGCCTCGAGATCAGCGTCGGCCTGACCCTTAACGGCGAAGAGTTGGAGTTCGGCGACGCCATCGTCTCCTTCAACGACGAGGTCGACGGGCTCGACTGCGAAGTTGACGGCGGCGAGGGCGGCGAGGACGAGCTGCCGGTCACCGGTTCCTCCACCCTGCTGATCGCGGGCGGCGCCCTGGCGCTGCTGGCGCTGGGCGGCGGCATGTTCATGGTGGCCCGCCGGCGTCGGGTGACCTTCACCGCCTGA
- the coaD gene encoding pantetheine-phosphate adenylyltransferase produces the protein MRRAVCPGSFDPVTNGHMDIIGRSAGLFDEVIIAVLVNESKTGLFPVEERMALLREVSADYPNVRVESFRGLLVDFCQAMEARVVVKGIRAVSDFDYELQMAQMNIGLAGVETLFMPTNPLYSFLSSSLVKEVARWGGDVTAHVPPQVSARLGERLRGS, from the coding sequence ATGAGACGCGCGGTGTGTCCCGGCTCCTTCGATCCGGTGACGAACGGGCATATGGACATTATCGGCCGTTCGGCCGGGCTCTTCGACGAGGTCATCATCGCGGTGCTGGTCAACGAGTCGAAGACCGGTCTGTTTCCGGTCGAGGAGCGGATGGCGCTGCTGCGTGAGGTCAGCGCCGACTACCCCAACGTCCGGGTGGAGTCGTTTCGCGGGCTGCTGGTCGATTTCTGCCAGGCAATGGAGGCCCGGGTGGTGGTCAAGGGGATCCGGGCGGTCAGCGACTTCGACTACGAGCTGCAGATGGCCCAGATGAATATCGGCCTGGCCGGGGTCGAGACCTTGTTCATGCCGACCAACCCGCTCTACTCCTTCCTCTCCTCCAGCTTGGTCAAGGAGGTCGCCCGGTGGGGTGGTGACGTGACTGCTCATGTTCCGCCGCAGGTGTCGGCGCGGCTGGGTGAGCGGCTGCGCGGGTCTTGA
- a CDS encoding FitA-like ribbon-helix-helix domain-containing protein, with protein sequence MATKTLQIRDLDEGVLDILKARAAAARMSLSAYVAQALSELAAGPTNAEVLARAGELAQAGGGAEDDDILAVIRAGRER encoded by the coding sequence ATGGCGACCAAGACCCTGCAGATCCGAGACCTCGACGAAGGTGTTCTCGACATCCTCAAGGCTCGCGCGGCGGCGGCGAGGATGTCCCTTTCGGCGTACGTAGCGCAAGCGCTCAGCGAGCTTGCGGCCGGACCGACCAACGCCGAGGTCTTGGCGCGGGCAGGCGAGCTGGCGCAGGCCGGCGGCGGCGCCGAGGATGACGACATCCTCGCCGTGATCCGCGCGGGACGGGAACGGTGA
- the rsmD gene encoding 16S rRNA (guanine(966)-N(2))-methyltransferase RsmD — MTRIVAGRLGGRRLDAPPGRGTRPTSDRVREALFSSLGSLTELAGARFADLYAGSGAVGLEAYSRGAEQVLLVESDQKAARAARANIAALGAGGAVTLVRSAVSTALASDPLDPYDIVFADPPYTVGDHQLVAVQQALLAGPWLAPGAVVVFERASRGGPLPWVDPIKALRERRYGETTLWYGQRS; from the coding sequence GTGACCAGGATCGTGGCTGGCAGGTTGGGTGGGCGGCGGCTCGACGCCCCGCCCGGTCGGGGCACCCGCCCTACCTCGGACCGGGTCCGGGAGGCGTTGTTCAGCAGCCTCGGGTCGCTCACCGAACTCGCCGGTGCCCGCTTCGCCGACCTGTACGCCGGTTCCGGGGCGGTCGGTCTGGAGGCGTACTCCCGCGGGGCCGAGCAGGTGCTGCTGGTCGAGTCGGATCAGAAGGCCGCCCGGGCCGCCCGCGCCAACATCGCCGCGCTCGGCGCCGGTGGCGCCGTCACCCTGGTCCGCAGCGCGGTCAGCACCGCGCTCGCCAGCGATCCGCTCGACCCGTACGACATCGTCTTCGCCGACCCGCCGTACACCGTCGGCGACCATCAGCTGGTCGCCGTGCAGCAGGCGTTGCTGGCCGGTCCGTGGTTGGCGCCGGGGGCGGTGGTGGTGTTCGAGCGGGCGAGTCGCGGCGGCCCGTTGCCGTGGGTCGATCCGATCAAGGCGCTCCGTGAGCGGCGGTACGGGGAGACCACTCTTTGGTACGGTCAGCGATCATGA
- a CDS encoding type II toxin-antitoxin system VapC family toxin, which yields MIVADCSAIVHVFTAAKLDQALVERLSLDPIHAPHLLDVEVLHALRGLVAGRKLSAERAEHARHLVGRLRITRYPMSALAERIWSLRHNLTAYDAAYVALAEVLGCPLVTRDAKLVGGGHRATVALYPPGA from the coding sequence GTGATCGTCGCCGACTGCTCGGCGATCGTGCATGTGTTCACGGCGGCCAAGCTTGACCAGGCGCTGGTGGAGCGGCTGTCGCTCGACCCGATCCACGCCCCGCACCTGCTCGACGTCGAGGTCCTCCACGCGCTGCGGGGGCTGGTGGCTGGCCGGAAGCTCAGTGCGGAGCGGGCGGAACACGCTCGTCACCTCGTCGGGCGGCTCCGGATCACCCGGTATCCGATGAGTGCGCTCGCGGAGCGGATCTGGAGCCTGCGGCACAACCTCACCGCGTACGACGCTGCGTATGTCGCTCTGGCGGAGGTCCTCGGCTGCCCGCTGGTGACCCGGGACGCGAAGCTGGTCGGCGGCGGGCACCGGGCCACCGTCGCGCTCTACCCGCCGGGCGCGTGA